The genome window GGACACGGCAAAAGTGAATCGCAAGTGCTTGTAATTGCAACAGTTAGACTGTCCCGCTGGTGTGCGGGACACTAGCGGGACACCAGGGCGAAACGAAGGGGGAATAACAGTCGGATGCGCAGGCCATTAATACTGGTAGCAGTCTTCGCGGTGAGTTCTATCACGGTCGTAGCTCAGAACGAGCAACCGTTCTTACTCGCCGTCGAAGATGTCTTTTCGATCAGCGGCCGTGGAACGATCGCCGTCGGCAAGATCGAGCGCGGCTCGGTAAAGGTCGGCGATGCGGTGGAAATCGTCGGGGCAAAGGCCGTCACACCGACGACCGTTACGGCGATCGAGATGTTCCGCAAGATTGTGACCGAGGCGAAAGCGGGCGACAACGTTGGCCTGATGCTTCGCGGCGTTGACAAAACGGCCGTTGAACGTGGAAACGTGATCGCCAAGCCCGGCAGCATCAACACATTCGCCAGGTTCAAGGCAAAGATCGACGTCCTCTCGACCGCCGAGGGCGGACGTGCAAAACCATTGCCGACAGGATTTCGTCCGCTGGCAGCGATCAGGACCGGCAGCTTTTCGGGCGTAATGACCTTGCCGGCCGGAAGGGCCGAGGCGGCTCCGGGCGAAAAGGGCGTCGAGGTCGAGATCGAGCTGACACAGGCCGCACCGCTCGAAAAGGGCACCGTCATTGCACTTCGCGAATACGGCCGCACGGTTGCGAAGGGCACGGTTACAGAAGTCATACCCCCAAAATAATGTGTAGAAACATCAAGACACTATTCAATTTCGACCCGCCGGCGACGACCGACGAGGTCAATGCCTCGGCCTTGCAGTTCGTCCGCAAACTTTCGGGAATGAACAAGCCGTCGAAGGCGAACGAGGAGGCATTCTACCTTGCCCTCGAACGCGTCGCCGCCGCTGCGCAGGAGATGCTCAACACGCTCTCGACGGCTGCTCCGCCGCGTGACCGCGAGGTCGAAGCCGCAAAGGCAAAGGCACGAGCGGCGATCAGATTCGGATAGCCGCTCATTAACAGGGCATATCGCCTATGAAACTCACAGACGAATGGAAATGGCTGGCCATCTTGGCCATCGTCGTCGTTGCAGTTTACGCCAACTCGATGGGCGGCGAATTCGTTTACGATGACAGCCGCCAGATACTCAGGAACACGCTGATACAGGACAACGGCCTGATATGGAAGGCGTTGACGTCTGACGTCTGGGCTTTCAAGGGCGACGGGACCGTGGTTGCAAGCAACTATTGGCGGCCGACGTTCACGGCATGGCACATATTGAATTACCGGCTTTTTGGCGCGGCCCCTTTCGGTTGGCATGTGCTTAACTTGCTGCTCCACATGGGCGTGACGCTGCTTGCGTTCTTATTCCTGCGTAAGCTTGAGTTTTCGGCGGCCATTGGCTTTGTAATTGCTCTCATATTCGCTGTCCATCCTGTGCATGTCGAGAGCGTAGCCTGGGTCTCAGGCTCGCCGGACCTGCTATTCTCGCTTGCCCTACTGGGCTCGCTCTGGTTTGCCGATACATACGCGAGCAGCAGATCGACAAAGCACCTTTCTCTTGCCGTTTTGCTTTACGCCTTGGCCCTTGGAGCAAAGGAGATCGGCATCATTTGCCTGCCGCTGTACTATTTCGTCCTCGCGAGGCACGAGCCGGACAAAAAGAAACCACTGGACTACAAGATGCCGCTGCTGGTGCTTGCCGGAATAGCCGTCGGCTGGTTCCTGCTCCGGATGAACATCCTCGGTGGCCTCTCAAGTCCGCCGGAGGATGCCGTGGGCTTTGGAACGGCGGTGATGAGCGTTCCGTCGATGTTTGCGTTCTATCTGCGCCAGATATTTTTCCCGTTTTGGATGTCGGGCAATTATCCGCTCGAACCTGTTGTGCAGATCGGCCTGACGAATTTCATCCTGCCGCTTGCGGTATCGCTGGCGGCTCTTGGCGGCATTTTCTATCTCGTCAAGAACGACGCCAAAAGGCGCTTCGCCGCCGCATTGTTCCTATTGCCGCTCGCGCCGGCGATGAATGCAATGGTCTTCACGCCCGAACAGATCGTGCATGACCGATATCTGTATCTACCGCTCTTGGGAGCCCTGATGATGATCGTTCCTGTCGCTCTTCGGTTTGCTACGGAACGAAATGTGATGATCGGGTGCATTGTGGTCAGTGCAGTGCTCGGGGCACGGACGTTTGTTTATAACAAGACCTGGGCGAGCGACCTTTCACTATGGGCTAACGCGAGGGCAATGGACGCATCGTCATTTACGGCGGGCCAATATGCAAATGCCCTGATCGAGGTGGAGCGTAACGATGAGGCGATCAGAGAACTTACGGCCGCGATCAACAAGAACCCAAAGCCGCGCAATTACCTCGCCCGCGGCCGAACGTATCTAAAGAAGAAGCAGTACCAAAGCGCCGAGGCTGACCTGAAGAAGCTCCTTTCGCTCCCGCCTGAGGACCAGGAACTTTACGCGATCTATCAGGCTTACGAGGCGTTGGGAATCGTTTACAGCGAACAGCGGAATTACGAGGCGGCGATCAGGACTTTTACCGAAGCAAGGGCCAGATTGCCGATGTACTCTGCTGCGTTGTCCTGTGATCTGGCAGTCGTTCTGTATCAGGCAGGGCAAAAGGAACAGGCCCTCCGTGAGCTTGAAGGCGCACGGGCCCAGGCGAGAGCGGAATTACTGCCCGAATCGAAGAATGTATTTATGCGGCTCGGGATGCTCTACGCCGAAATGGGGCGTAAAGACGAGGCGGGCACGGCCCTGCGTGATTACCTTACGCTGACGCTGTCATTCAACGACAAGGAAACGCTGAAGAATAGGGCTCAGGTGACAAAGCTGCTCGACAGCCTCAAGTGATAGCAGCTACTCCATCTCGGACTCATCGATGTCGAAGTTTGCCCATACCTTTTGGACATCGTCGTTGTCCTCAAGGGCGTCGTAGAGCTTGAGCATTGTCTTGGCGTCCTGGCCCTCTAGGCGGATGTAGTTTTGCGGGACCATTGATAATTCGGCAGCCTGCGGCACGATGCCGGCGGCACGGATGGCGTCGTTGACGGCGTCAAAACCGTCGGGAGCGGTGAATATCTCAAAGACGTCGCCCTCGTCCTGCATATCGTCGGCACCGGCACCGACGGCGATCTCGAAGAGTTCCTCTTCGCTCCGTGCGGCCTTATCGACGACGATGTAGCCTTTTTTGTCGAACATCCAGGCGACCGAGCCGGACTCGCCCATGTTGCCGCCGTTCTTTGAAAATATATGACGAATTTCGGCGACCGTGCGGTTGCGATTGTCGGTCATCGCCTCGACCATCACGGCCGTGCCGTTGGGGCCGTAGCCTTCGTAAGTTACCTCGTCGTAATTGGCTCCCTCGCCCTCGCCCATGCCGCGTTTGATAGCACGGTCGATGGTGTCGTTGGGCATGTTCTGCGCCTTTGCGTCGCTGACAGCTTTGCGAAGCCTCGCGTTAGCGTCGGGGTCGCCGCTGCCGCCGGTCTTGGTCGCGACGGTGATCTCTTTGATCATCTTCGTAAAGATCTTGCCGCGTTTGGCGTCAAGCGCGCCCTTCTTATGCTTGATCGAGTGCCATTTGGAATGTCCTGACATAAAGGTTCACGAATTTGTGAATATATCACGGCGCGAGTTTCGCTTTCAAAAGCTCGGCGGTGATGCCGTGGATGCGAAGTGTTTTATTTCGCGATGTCAGGCCGCGGGTGATCTCGACATTCGACCTCGCGACGCCGACGCGTTTCGCGATCAGCCTGACAAGCTCGTCATTCGCAGCACCATCGACGGGCGGCGACGTGAGCCGCACTTTCAGAATGCCATCGGCCCACCCGACGACCTCGCTGCGCGAGGTACGCGGCACGACCTTTACTGCGATCACGGCGGTGTCAGCGGACAAAGACATTGAGAACGATCGACTGAAGAAAGCCGATGAGCAGCAGCACGAGCATCGCCGAAATGTCGAACATCCCGATCGGCGGTATCAGCCGCTGGACCGGGAGCATTATCGGATCGGTCACACGCATAACGAACGCAATAAATGTCTTGCGGCTGAATACGAACCACGATGCAAGGAAACGAATGAATATGAACAGGACCAGCAAACTCAGCAGTCCATAGAGCACAAAACCGGCGATCAGTTTTGGATCCGCGGCCAGTATGCCGGTCGTCAGGCCATCGATCACAAAGAACGCATTGCCGACGATCTGAGTAAAGAAGAAAGTGAACACAAACACGAGGAACATCGTCAGCAGCGGCGCAAGCCGGGTATCGATCCGATACATCGCAAAGAAACGCGCGGCCGGATATACCCATTTCTCGGTCAGCTTGCGCACCTTGAACCCATACCGGCCGACCTTGCCAAATGGATTCGGGTCACTGTAGTTGAAGATGAGCCGCAGCAGCATCATGCCGAGAAAGACGCCAAACAGCGACCAAACCACAAGAAAGAACCAGGGATATACAAGTGTTGAAAGCATATCGAAAGTTAACGCCTGCCGAAGATCGCTGTGCCGACGCGGATAATGGTCGCACCCTCCTCGATGGCCACCTCAAAATCGTGGCTCATTCCCATCGACAGATCGCCGTCGGGAACGAGCTGGTTGCGAATCTCTCGCAGGCGGCTGAAGTACGGCCTCGTCGCCTCCACGTCGTCGGTGTAAGGCGGAAGGAGCATCAACCCATTCAAACTCAGATGTTTGCAATTTCGAACAAAATCGATCAATCTCGGCAGTTCATTCTCGGCCACACCGGATTTTGTCGTCTCGCCTGCAAGATCAACCTGAACAAAAACGGGGAGCGACGCGCGGCCTTCTTCACCGCAGATACGCTCAAGGCGCTCGGCGAGTTCGAGCGAGTCAAGCGACTGAATAACGTCAAAAAGCTGCACGGCACGGCGGGCCTTATTCGACTGCAGATGCCCGATCAGGTGCCATTCGATGTTATCGCGGCCGAGTTCGCCGATCTTCGATTCCGCTTCCTGGACCTTGTTCTCGCCGAAAAGAGTGAGGCCGGCAGCGAGAGCTTCGCGAATGACGTCCGCCGAATGCGTCTTGCTCACAGCTACGAGTTTGACCGCGGACGGGTCGCGGCCGGAACGTTTACAGGCCTGTTCTATCCGGGCGCCGACGGATGCGATATTCTCAACGAGCACAGTTAGAACATAGCAAACTCTCCGGAATAAGTGAGAAGTGATAGGTGAAAAGTTATATCTTCTGACATCTCACTTCTGACCTATCACTTCTCACCTATTCCGAGTATGTTTCTTGAATTTGGCGGCCTCAACTAGTATTCTCGATAATTCGCTCGCGTGCGGACGTGGCGGAACTGGTAGACGCGCAGGTCTCAGAAGCCTGTGGCCGCAAGGCCGTGGAAGTTCGATTCTTCTCGTCCGCACCAATCAAGTCTTGGGTCGGGAGTCTGGAGTCATAAGCCGGATTCCCATTTTTCTTTGTGTTCTTTGCAGCTTTGCGGGAGACTCCTTTCTTAATGCGAACTGATCTCATCGCCTCACTCAAGGCCAATCAGGCCGCATTTGGCATTGAACTCACCGACGAGCACGTTAACCGTCTCACCGGCTATTGCGAACTGGTCACTGAGCACAATCCGCTGCTGCATCTCGTCGCTTCGTGCTCTCCGGCGGAGTTTGCGACGCGGCACATCCTTGAGTCGTTAACGCTGCTCGACCACCTGCCCAATGGAGCAAGGTTCGCCGATGTCGGCACCGGTGCCGGATTGCCCGCAATACCGTGTTTGCTGGTCCGCGACGATCTGTCGGCCAGGCTTATCGAGTCGAAAGAGAAGAAGACAAGATTTCTTGAAACCGCGGTTGAGGCTCTTGGCATGTCGCAGCGTGTAGAGGTAGTAAACCGACAGTTTGCTGAAACGGACGCCGGCGAGAGTCACTTCGTCACCTGCCGGGCCCTCGATAGATTTACAGAACGGCTGCCCGCATTGATCCGATGGGCAAAGCGGCGTCCACTGCTTCTTTTCGGCGGCAACAGCCTCGCCGATGCCTTGGCGACGATCGGAGCGGGTTTCGAGCAGAAACTAATGCCGCTCTCGGAGCAGCGGTTCCTGTTTATCGTAAAGCCAAAAGCTGCGGTAACCGGTCACCGGGCATCGAGCCCGTATTCGCGGAGGCGGCGATAGAGCGTCGAGGGCGAGATGCCGAGCAGGTCGGCGGTCTTTCCGCGGTGCCAGCCGGTCTTTTCGAGGGCGCCGATTATCTGTTGGCGTTCGACGTCGCGAAGGTTTGACGGCGAGGCGTTTTGAAATGACGCGACGGGGCCCGATTGAGGGGCGTTGTAGCTTACGGCCACTTTCGGGCGTTCGGACGGAAAGGCGATCTCGGGTGGCAGTTCGCGGGGCGTGATCAATCCGTTGTCTGAGAGCAGCACGGCTCGCTCGAGACAGTTGCGAAGCTGGCGAACGTTGCCCGACCAGTCGAATGCGTTCAGAGCTTCGATCGCGGCCGGTGACAGCTCGGGCTCGTCGTGCCCGACAAGCTTGTGTAGCAAGTGGCGTGATAGTGGTTCGATATCTTCGCGGCGTTCGCGTAGCGGTGCGACGTTGATCTCAAAGCTGTTGATGCGGTACATCAGGTCGGAGCGGAAGATGCCGTCGGCGACGGCCTGCTCCTTATCACGATTCGTCGCGGCGACCAGACGGACATCGACTTCGACTTTCTTGACGCCGCCGACGCGGAAGAACGAGCGCGTCTCGAGTGCCCGCAGCAGCTTTGACTGTAGCTGCATCGGCATCTCCATGATCTCGTCGAGGAACAGTGTCCCTCCGTCGGCGATCTCAAAGAGGCCGAGTTTTCGAGTCCGTGCACCCGAGAATGCGCCGGCCTCGTGGCCGAACAGTTCGCTCTCAAGCAGCGTGTCCTGCAGCGCGGCGCAGTTCAGGTCGATAAACGGTTTCTCTGCGCGCTTGCTCAAGCGGTGGATCGCCTGTGCGATCAGTTCCTTGCCCACGCCGCTCTCGCCGGTGATAAGTACCGACGTGTCAGACGGGGCGACGCGCTGGACGAGCCGCAAGGCTTCCTTCATCTGCGGTGATTCGGCAACGATGTCGGGAAGCTCGACATTTGTCCGCGCGATCTGTGCACGGAGCCGCTGGTTGTCGACCTTTAGCTGCTGCTTTTCGGCGGCGGCCGTCACGAGTGCCGATAGTTCGCCGATGCGGTAGGGCTTTGTGAGGTAATCATAGGCGCCGAGCTTCATCGCCTCGATCGCGGACTCGACTGTCGCCTGGCCGGTGAGCATTATCACTTCAGGCGGATTCTGACATCGCTCGCGCGTTCGTCGGAGCAAGCCCATACCGTCGAGCCGGGGCATATTTATGTCGCACAGCACGACGTCAAAGTCCTGCTCGTTGAGCAGTTCCCATGCGGCCTCGCCGTCCTCCGCGCATTCGACCTCATGGCCCTGGCGGGTGAGCTCTTTGTGGACGACAAGTCTCAGGTTTTTTCGTCATCAACGACTA of Chloracidobacterium sp. contains these proteins:
- a CDS encoding DUF167 domain-containing protein, with amino-acid sequence MSLSADTAVIAVKVVPRTSRSEVVGWADGILKVRLTSPPVDGAANDELVRLIAKRVGVARSNVEITRGLTSRNKTLRIHGITAELLKAKLAP
- a CDS encoding tetratricopeptide repeat protein, whose amino-acid sequence is MKLTDEWKWLAILAIVVVAVYANSMGGEFVYDDSRQILRNTLIQDNGLIWKALTSDVWAFKGDGTVVASNYWRPTFTAWHILNYRLFGAAPFGWHVLNLLLHMGVTLLAFLFLRKLEFSAAIGFVIALIFAVHPVHVESVAWVSGSPDLLFSLALLGSLWFADTYASSRSTKHLSLAVLLYALALGAKEIGIICLPLYYFVLARHEPDKKKPLDYKMPLLVLAGIAVGWFLLRMNILGGLSSPPEDAVGFGTAVMSVPSMFAFYLRQIFFPFWMSGNYPLEPVVQIGLTNFILPLAVSLAALGGIFYLVKNDAKRRFAAALFLLPLAPAMNAMVFTPEQIVHDRYLYLPLLGALMMIVPVALRFATERNVMIGCIVVSAVLGARTFVYNKTWASDLSLWANARAMDASSFTAGQYANALIEVERNDEAIRELTAAINKNPKPRNYLARGRTYLKKKQYQSAEADLKKLLSLPPEDQELYAIYQAYEALGIVYSEQRNYEAAIRTFTEARARLPMYSAALSCDLAVVLYQAGQKEQALRELEGARAQARAELLPESKNVFMRLGMLYAEMGRKDEAGTALRDYLTLTLSFNDKETLKNRAQVTKLLDSLK
- a CDS encoding sigma-54-dependent Fis family transcriptional regulator; this translates as MLCDINMPRLDGMGLLRRTRERCQNPPEVIMLTGQATVESAIEAMKLGAYDYLTKPYRIGELSALVTAAAEKQQLKVDNQRLRAQIARTNVELPDIVAESPQMKEALRLVQRVAPSDTSVLITGESGVGKELIAQAIHRLSKRAEKPFIDLNCAALQDTLLESELFGHEAGAFSGARTRKLGLFEIADGGTLFLDEIMEMPMQLQSKLLRALETRSFFRVGGVKKVEVDVRLVAATNRDKEQAVADGIFRSDLMYRINSFEINVAPLRERREDIEPLSRHLLHKLVGHDEPELSPAAIEALNAFDWSGNVRQLRNCLERAVLLSDNGLITPRELPPEIAFPSERPKVAVSYNAPQSGPVASFQNASPSNLRDVERQQIIGALEKTGWHRGKTADLLGISPSTLYRRLREYGLDAR
- a CDS encoding YebC/PmpR family DNA-binding transcriptional regulator, coding for MSGHSKWHSIKHKKGALDAKRGKIFTKMIKEITVATKTGGSGDPDANARLRKAVSDAKAQNMPNDTIDRAIKRGMGEGEGANYDEVTYEGYGPNGTAVMVEAMTDNRNRTVAEIRHIFSKNGGNMGESGSVAWMFDKKGYIVVDKAARSEEELFEIAVGAGADDMQDEGDVFEIFTAPDGFDAVNDAIRAAGIVPQAAELSMVPQNYIRLEGQDAKTMLKLYDALEDNDDVQKVWANFDIDESEME
- a CDS encoding class I SAM-dependent methyltransferase produces the protein MRTDLIASLKANQAAFGIELTDEHVNRLTGYCELVTEHNPLLHLVASCSPAEFATRHILESLTLLDHLPNGARFADVGTGAGLPAIPCLLVRDDLSARLIESKEKKTRFLETAVEALGMSQRVEVVNRQFAETDAGESHFVTCRALDRFTERLPALIRWAKRRPLLLFGGNSLADALATIGAGFEQKLMPLSEQRFLFIVKPKAAVTGHRASSPYSRRRR
- a CDS encoding DUF2277 domain-containing protein, which produces MCRNIKTLFNFDPPATTDEVNASALQFVRKLSGMNKPSKANEEAFYLALERVAAAAQEMLNTLSTAAPPRDREVEAAKAKARAAIRFG
- a CDS encoding YggT family protein, which codes for MLSTLVYPWFFLVVWSLFGVFLGMMLLRLIFNYSDPNPFGKVGRYGFKVRKLTEKWVYPAARFFAMYRIDTRLAPLLTMFLVFVFTFFFTQIVGNAFFVIDGLTTGILAADPKLIAGFVLYGLLSLLVLFIFIRFLASWFVFSRKTFIAFVMRVTDPIMLPVQRLIPPIGMFDISAMLVLLLIGFLQSIVLNVFVR
- a CDS encoding YggS family pyridoxal phosphate-dependent enzyme, whose translation is MLVENIASVGARIEQACKRSGRDPSAVKLVAVSKTHSADVIREALAAGLTLFGENKVQEAESKIGELGRDNIEWHLIGHLQSNKARRAVQLFDVIQSLDSLELAERLERICGEEGRASLPVFVQVDLAGETTKSGVAENELPRLIDFVRNCKHLSLNGLMLLPPYTDDVEATRPYFSRLREIRNQLVPDGDLSMGMSHDFEVAIEEGATIIRVGTAIFGRR